In Polaromonas sp. JS666, one genomic interval encodes:
- the accB gene encoding acetyl-CoA carboxylase biotin carboxyl carrier protein, protein MDLRKLKTLIDLVSESNVSELEITEAEGKVRIVKSSGAPVVMQQAPVAMVAAPAPAPANGVPAVETTAPAAPAGHAVKSPMVGTFYRSASPGAKPFVELGSVVKEGDTICIIEAMKILNEIEADKSGTITKILSENGQAVEYGQPLFIIE, encoded by the coding sequence ATGGATCTAAGAAAACTCAAGACACTGATCGACCTCGTCTCGGAGTCCAATGTGTCCGAACTTGAGATTACCGAAGCCGAGGGCAAGGTACGCATTGTCAAATCCAGTGGTGCTCCTGTCGTCATGCAGCAGGCTCCCGTCGCCATGGTAGCAGCTCCTGCGCCCGCTCCCGCGAATGGCGTGCCCGCCGTTGAAACCACCGCGCCGGCCGCTCCCGCTGGCCACGCCGTCAAATCACCCATGGTCGGCACCTTTTATCGCTCCGCCAGCCCGGGCGCCAAGCCTTTTGTCGAACTTGGCAGCGTGGTGAAGGAAGGTGACACGATCTGCATCATCGAGGCCATGAAGATCCTCAACGAGATTGAGGCCGACAAGTCCGGCACCATCACCAAGATACTCTCGGAAAACGGCCAGGCTGTGGAATACGGGCAGCCCCTCTTCATCATTGAGTAA
- the accC gene encoding acetyl-CoA carboxylase biotin carboxylase subunit, translating to MFKKILIANRGEIALRIQRACRELGVKAVMVYSEADREAKYIKLADESVCIGPAPSSHSYLNMPAIISAAEVTDAEAIHPGYGFLSENADFAERVEKSGFKFIGPTPESIRIMGDKVSAKQTMIKAGVPCVPGSEGALPDDPVVIKRIAKQVGYPVIIKAAGGGGGRGMRVVHTEAALLHAVQTTKAEAGAAFGNPEVYMEKFLQNPRHVEIQILADQHRNAVWLGERDCSMQRRHQKVIEEAPAPGIPRKLIEKIGERCVAAVKKINYRGAGTFEFLYENGEFYFIEMNTRVQVEHPVTEWITGVDIVKTQIMVAAGEKLPFLQRDIQFKGHAIECRINAEDPYKFIPSPGRITTWHTPGGPGVRVDSHIYANYFVPPNYDSMIGKIIVHGDTREQALARMRTALAETVVEGINTNIPLHRELMVDAKFMDGGTNIHYLEEWLSKRDR from the coding sequence ATGTTCAAAAAAATACTGATCGCCAACCGGGGTGAGATTGCCCTCCGGATCCAGCGTGCCTGCCGGGAACTCGGCGTCAAGGCCGTGATGGTCTACTCCGAGGCCGACCGGGAAGCCAAATACATCAAGCTGGCCGATGAGTCGGTGTGTATCGGTCCCGCCCCTTCCTCCCACAGCTACCTCAACATGCCCGCGATCATCTCGGCGGCCGAGGTCACTGACGCCGAGGCGATTCACCCGGGCTATGGTTTCCTGAGCGAAAACGCCGATTTCGCCGAACGGGTTGAAAAGAGCGGTTTCAAGTTCATTGGCCCCACACCCGAGTCGATTCGCATCATGGGCGACAAGGTGTCGGCCAAGCAGACCATGATCAAGGCGGGTGTTCCCTGCGTGCCTGGTTCCGAGGGTGCACTGCCGGATGACCCCGTGGTCATCAAGCGGATCGCCAAACAGGTCGGCTACCCCGTGATCATCAAGGCCGCCGGCGGCGGCGGTGGCCGCGGCATGCGTGTGGTGCACACCGAAGCGGCCTTGCTCCATGCGGTGCAGACCACCAAGGCCGAAGCCGGTGCGGCGTTCGGCAATCCCGAGGTCTACATGGAGAAATTCCTGCAGAATCCGCGACACGTCGAAATCCAGATCCTGGCCGATCAGCACAGGAACGCGGTCTGGCTTGGCGAGCGCGACTGCTCCATGCAGCGGCGCCACCAGAAGGTCATTGAAGAGGCGCCGGCGCCGGGCATTCCGCGCAAGCTGATAGAAAAAATCGGCGAGCGCTGCGTGGCTGCCGTCAAGAAAATCAACTACCGTGGTGCCGGCACCTTCGAATTTCTCTACGAGAACGGCGAGTTTTATTTCATCGAAATGAACACCCGCGTGCAGGTGGAGCATCCGGTGACGGAGTGGATCACGGGCGTGGACATCGTGAAAACCCAGATCATGGTGGCCGCCGGCGAAAAGCTGCCCTTTTTGCAGCGCGACATCCAGTTCAAGGGCCATGCGATCGAATGCCGCATCAACGCGGAAGATCCCTACAAGTTCATCCCTTCACCAGGGCGTATCACGACCTGGCACACGCCGGGCGGCCCCGGGGTGCGGGTGGACTCGCATATTTATGCCAACTACTTCGTGCCGCCCAACTACGACTCCATGATCGGCAAGATCATCGTTCACGGGGACACGCGCGAGCAGGCCCTGGCGCGCATGCGCACGGCGCTGGCCGAGACCGTGGTGGAAGGCATCAACACCAACATCCCGCTGCACCGCGAACTCATGGTGGACGCCAAATTCATGGACGGCGGCACCAACATCCACTACCTCGAAGAGTGGCTGTCCAAGCGTGACCGATAG
- the prmA gene encoding 50S ribosomal protein L11 methyltransferase — MFELILLAPVDEIETLSEALDALDALSVSVEDADAQTPAEQALFGEPGMPPPKAGWERSRVVSLFASEALARDAASVLTAQDFFAGCQLVAIQAVPEQDWVRLTQSQFTPVEITPEFWIVPTWHEPPEQAKQLIRLDPGLAFGTGTHPTTRMCLRWIAGQGAANKPLARVLDYGCGSGILAIGAAKFGAVDIDAVDIDEAAVESTRANAEANHVTLNAGLPDKAVGAYQTVLANILATPLKVLAPLLCSHVQKGGSLVLAGILERQADELKAAYQPYCQLQVLDQEEGWILMGARF; from the coding sequence CTGTTCGAACTGATTCTGCTGGCGCCCGTTGATGAGATAGAGACGCTCAGCGAGGCGCTGGATGCGCTGGATGCGCTCAGTGTGTCGGTGGAAGACGCGGACGCCCAGACACCTGCCGAGCAGGCGCTCTTTGGCGAGCCCGGCATGCCACCACCGAAGGCCGGCTGGGAGCGCTCGCGCGTGGTGTCGCTGTTTGCCTCCGAGGCCCTGGCGCGGGACGCCGCCTCCGTCCTTACTGCCCAGGATTTTTTTGCGGGCTGCCAGCTGGTGGCGATTCAGGCCGTGCCCGAGCAGGATTGGGTCCGGCTCACGCAGTCGCAGTTCACGCCAGTAGAAATTACGCCTGAATTCTGGATCGTGCCGACCTGGCACGAACCGCCTGAACAGGCAAAGCAGCTCATCCGTCTGGATCCGGGCCTGGCGTTTGGCACGGGCACCCACCCCACCACCCGCATGTGCCTGCGCTGGATTGCCGGCCAGGGCGCGGCGAACAAGCCATTGGCCCGTGTACTCGACTATGGCTGTGGCTCGGGCATTCTGGCTATTGGCGCTGCCAAGTTTGGGGCGGTCGATATTGATGCCGTCGATATTGACGAAGCCGCTGTCGAGTCCACACGCGCCAACGCCGAGGCCAACCATGTCACCCTGAATGCCGGCTTGCCTGACAAGGCGGTGGGTGCCTACCAGACCGTGCTTGCGAATATTCTGGCGACGCCGCTGAAAGTGCTGGCGCCGCTGCTGTGCTCACATGTTCAAAAGGGCGGGAGTCTGGTGCTCGCCGGCATTCTGGAGCGCCAGGCCGACGAACTTAAGGCGGCCTATCAGCCTTATTGCCAGCTCCAGGTGCTCGACCAGGAAGAGGGCTGGATCCTGATGGGCGCGCGGTTTTAA